The genomic stretch AAACATCAGAGCTGAGACAACCACACCCACTAATACTGCAATGGCCAGGTCAGTAAATACCGTTACTACGGTCACCAGTACGATAACAAAAAAGTCTTGTTTTGGTACGCGGCGTGCCAGTTTGAAGGTGGCCCATTCGAAAGTGCCAATCACGACCATAAACATCACACCAACCAGCGCAGCCAGCGGGATCATTTCAATCAGTGATGAAGCAAACAGAATAAAGAACAGCAGCATGACCGCAGCAACGATACCTGACAGTCGGCCACGGCCGCCTGAGTTAACGTTGATCATCGACTGGCCAATCATGGCACAACCACCCATAGCGCCGAACACGGAACAGGTCATGTTCGCCAGACCCTGACCCATACATTCGCGGTTTGACTGACCGCGTGTGTTGGTCATTTCATCCAGAACCGTCAGTGTCAGCAGAGATTCGATCAGACCGACAGCGGCCAGAATCACTGCATAAGGCAGGATAATTTGCAGCGTTTCCAGTGTCATAGGAACTGTTGGCAGAGCGAAGGTCGGCAGATTGCCAGCCAGGGTCGCTGCATCATTACCCGACATTGAGCGCAAGAAGTCGACCACAGTACGTGTTTCCAGCCCCAGGCCTTGTACCAGCAAAGTAATAGTGACTATCGCAACCAGTGACGAGGGTACTGCCGTGGTCAGCTTAGGCAAAAAGTGAATGATTGCCATCGTCAGGGCGACCAGACCCAGCATCAGCATCATCTGATCTTGCGGTAGCCAGGTCAGGATGCCATTCAGATCCGGTGCTTTAAACTGGCCAAGCTGAGCCAGGAAAATCACGATAGCCAGGCCGTTGACGAAACCAATCATGACCGGATGTGGCACCATACGAATAAACTTGCCCAGTTTGAACAGGCCTGCGCAAATCTGTAATACACCGGCCAGCATAATTGCTGCGAACAGGTACTCAATACCATGGGTCGCAACCAGGCTGACCATAACCACTGCCATCGCACCCGTTGCACCGGAGATCATGCCAGGACGACCACCAAAAATAGAGGTGACCAGACCAACGATGAAGGCGGCATACAGACCAACCATAGGATCTACGCCTGCCACAAAGGCAAACGCGACGGCTTCGGGAACTAATGCCAGTGCTACCGTCAGACCGGATAGCACGTCATTTTTTACCGAATGCTTGGAAAATTGGGGGAATTCAAACATGAGTACTCAGTTTTTTCGCTGTCGTTAAATGAACGGCGACACTTGTGCGTGCTGTGTTTAGCAGTGCCTGGTGACGACTGACGTCATCCGGGACCAACCGAAACTGGGGAAGCAAAGAGTAGCAGCGTTTAGGTGTCGCTAGTTAAGCGCAGAATGGTACTGAATAGTGTGATTAAGTTCAACAATTAACCGGCCGAATGTCTGAGCAGGGATGAAATTATTACTGTGATGAATGATCGAGTATCAGCCGTTATCAGCAGCTGTTATCAGGACACACATCCTTGTGAAGGCAGAGCAGTTATCAGGACACACGTTTGCGAGGATAAGGGAGGGGGGAAACCGTGTTGCATGTCAGTTCAGCGTGTGCCGATAGCGATGTTTGTCAGACTTTTGCTTGTTTTCTAGGCAGTTAAGTCTAGTTTTGACTGAAAATTAACGGAGTAGTGTGATTGGTGTCATATACTGGCGGCTTTGCCATTTTTCAGTTGGAGGTTATCCATGCCATTGTCAGCAAGAAACACGGCACTGACGGCGTTAATCAGTGCATTGTCTT from Vibrio ostreae encodes the following:
- a CDS encoding SulP family inorganic anion transporter; translated protein: MFEFPQFSKHSVKNDVLSGLTVALALVPEAVAFAFVAGVDPMVGLYAAFIVGLVTSIFGGRPGMISGATGAMAVVMVSLVATHGIEYLFAAIMLAGVLQICAGLFKLGKFIRMVPHPVMIGFVNGLAIVIFLAQLGQFKAPDLNGILTWLPQDQMMLMLGLVALTMAIIHFLPKLTTAVPSSLVAIVTITLLVQGLGLETRTVVDFLRSMSGNDAATLAGNLPTFALPTVPMTLETLQIILPYAVILAAVGLIESLLTLTVLDEMTNTRGQSNRECMGQGLANMTCSVFGAMGGCAMIGQSMINVNSGGRGRLSGIVAAVMLLFFILFASSLIEMIPLAALVGVMFMVVIGTFEWATFKLARRVPKQDFFVIVLVTVVTVFTDLAIAVLVGVVVSALMFAWEHAKHIYASTQINDEGSKIYLINGPVFFGSAANFLELFDAQNDPQDVIVDFAQSRVADHSAIEAIETIAERYASVGKTLHLRHLSEDCRALLHKAGSLVEINVKEDPIYKVATDSLAG